The genomic stretch GACTATGTGGCAAAGATCCAGACCCTTACGGGGCGTTACAGGGACCGGTTCGTTCTCGGCAAGTGGGTGGACTTCGAGGGCCTGGTTTATGATTGCTTTGACCCGCTAGTTCACGTCGTTGATACCATGCCGGCCGGGTGGCAAGGATGGCCAAAGGTACGGAGTATTGACTTTGGCTATTCAAACCCGTTCGTGTGCCAGTGGTGGGCTATCAGCCCAGATGATGAGTGGTATCTATACCGGGAGATTTACTACAGCCACCGGCTGGTAGAGGACCACGCTCGTGACATCGTAAGGCTGAGCCAAGGGGAGTATTATATTACCACATACGCTGATCACGACGCGGAAGATAGGGCCACCTTGGAGGCCCATGGGATTCCCACTGTGGCGGCCATCAAGGACGTAAGCCCTGGGATCCAGGCTGTTTATAAAAGGCTCCAGCTAGACGAGCGGGGGAAGCCCGGCCTTTACTTTTTCCGGGGCGCCCTAGTGGAGCAGGATCCGGCTCTAGTTGACGCTAAGAAGCCCACCTGCACTCTGGAGGAAATCCAAGGTTATCAATACCCTAAACAGAAGGGCGATAAAAACGTGAAAGAGGAACCCATCAAACTAAACGACCACGGCATGGACGCTATGAGATATGCAGTTTATTCGTTCGGGGTAAGCGGTAGGTTCGACCCTGCGGCTCTTGCGATCTTGCGGGGCCTGAAGGTGCATAGCTAAGGAGGCAACTATGAAAATACCGGATAAGGTCAAGATCGGGCCCTTTGTTTATATCATTGAACGGCCCGAGATCGTCGACAGATACGAACGAGAGTTGATAGGCCAATGCGATCACCAGGCCGGGATAATCAGGATCGAAAGGGCATTGACGGGCAGTAAAGCCGAAGAAACACTACTGCATGAGATTCTTCACGCAGTTACTATGTTTATGTGCCTAGATCTATCAGAGAAACAAATAAGCCAATTATCCAACGGCCTTTACATGGTTTTGAAGGAGAATAATCTCCTCGCAGGCGGTGATGAGGATGGCGAAGACAAGGCGAAATAGCCCCCGTTGGCTCAAGTGGGCCGTGGGCGAAATCAGCAAACTACGCGATAGCCTAACCAGCTCCCTGGGTTGGCGGATCGTGGGCGCCACTTACGCTAAGCCCTACCGGCTAGACAGCAGCCGGGTGGATTATGCCAAGGCCAGGGCGCTATATGAGAATGTTGATGATAACTACAAGCTCGGCGCCGGGTTTGCCAAGCCCGTCATCAACACGACCGTGGGGTTCATGGGTGTACCGCAATTCCGCTCTGAGGATGAGGACGCCCAGGCCGTGCTGGATGACTTCTTCGGCGCCAATACCTCCCGGATGCAGCAGACTCATCGAAATACTCTCCGAGATGGGGACTGCTTCGTTTGGGTTACCAGGGAGGAGACCGAAGACAAGGCGTTATACCCAGAGGCTAAAACGCGCCTCGTTTACAATATCATTCCACCGGAGCAGGTCATTCAGATTATTCGACATCCGCTCACCAGGTCGGTCCAGGAGTATGTGCTCAAATCAGAGCATGTATGGCTGGACGAGCGAAACTATCAGCATCGGGCTATCATCACCCAGCGGATAAGTAGGGAGCGCAGGCTGATTCAGGTGGACGGTGACATTCCGCCTGGTGTGACGCCGGGGGAGGAGCGCAATCCCTGGGGATTTATCCCTATTGTGCATTTTCGCAATGAGGGCGACGAGACGGAGGAATTCGGGCGGAGCGACCTGGAGGCCATTGAGCCATTTCTGAAGGCGTACCATGATGTTTTGCTTTCTGGAATCCAGGGAGCGCGTCTTCACAATACCCCGAGACTGAAGCTTAAACTTAAAGACGTGGCAAGATTCCTGGCAAACAACTTCGGCATCATAGACCCGAAAAAATTCACCGAGGACGGCGGGGCCATTAACCTTGACGGGCATGAGCTCCTCATCTTTATGGACGAGGAGGACGCGCAGTTCATAGAGGTCCAAAGCGCTATCGGGTCCACGGAGCCGTTATTGAAGCTCTTATTCTACTGTATTGTTGATACCTCGGAGACTCCGGAATTCGCCTTTGGAGTGCATACGCCGTCAAGTCTCAGCTCTGTTAAAGAGCAGATGCCGATCCTGGTGAGGCGTATCGCCCGCAAGCGAGAGCACTTTACCGAAGCCTGGCAGAAGCTCGCCCGGATCGTGCTTGCCATGACCGCGCAGGCGGAAGGCAAGCGATTCTCGACTTACGCGACCACGCTGCTATGGGATGACATTGATCCTCGGGACGGCAAGGACGTCGCCGAGGAGCTGAACCAGGTGACGCAGGCGCTCAATACGGCGCTTCAGGGCGGGTTCATTAGCCTGGATGCGGCCGCACAGTTCCTGGCGCAGTACGTTGAGACCATGAACGACTATATCAGCGATGATCCCGAAGTGCCAGGCGAAAGAGAGCGCATAATCAAGACCCGGATTCTGCAAGCCAGGCTTGAGGACGGAGAATTGGCCGGCACTGAACAACAGCTAATAGATAAGGCCCTTGGGAATGCGGGTGAGTAAACATGGCCGAGAAGCGCCTGGAGGATATGCTTTGGAAGAATATCCTCCGAATCAAGAACGAGCATGACGAAGCATTTGCCCGCTACATACTAGAGGCTAGAAGTGAATTCCTCCGGTTGAGGCTTCGCCAGGAACCAGCCCTCCGAAAGATATACCTTGATGCCGCGGACCGGGTGGCCGACGAGATC from Bacillota bacterium encodes the following:
- a CDS encoding PBSX family phage terminase large subunit, whose amino-acid sequence is MESTAPELLYSGAWGAGKSRILCEKALFLCLRYPGNFVGICRKTFNALKQTTMRTFFEEVCPPDHIRKWNKTDHLLTLKNGSQIYFFGLDDPLKIQSLNLGACGADEVIELTEEDWTMLGGRIRLGTVPFHQLFAATNPAHQGHWCYRRFYEDRPKLQDGRPITDVVESNALENPYLPPDYVAKIQTLTGRYRDRFVLGKWVDFEGLVYDCFDPLVHVVDTMPAGWQGWPKVRSIDFGYSNPFVCQWWAISPDDEWYLYREIYYSHRLVEDHARDIVRLSQGEYYITTYADHDAEDRATLEAHGIPTVAAIKDVSPGIQAVYKRLQLDERGKPGLYFFRGALVEQDPALVDAKKPTCTLEEIQGYQYPKQKGDKNVKEEPIKLNDHGMDAMRYAVYSFGVSGRFDPAALAILRGLKVHS
- a CDS encoding phage portal protein, whose protein sequence is MAKTRRNSPRWLKWAVGEISKLRDSLTSSLGWRIVGATYAKPYRLDSSRVDYAKARALYENVDDNYKLGAGFAKPVINTTVGFMGVPQFRSEDEDAQAVLDDFFGANTSRMQQTHRNTLRDGDCFVWVTREETEDKALYPEAKTRLVYNIIPPEQVIQIIRHPLTRSVQEYVLKSEHVWLDERNYQHRAIITQRISRERRLIQVDGDIPPGVTPGEERNPWGFIPIVHFRNEGDETEEFGRSDLEAIEPFLKAYHDVLLSGIQGARLHNTPRLKLKLKDVARFLANNFGIIDPKKFTEDGGAINLDGHELLIFMDEEDAQFIEVQSAIGSTEPLLKLLFYCIVDTSETPEFAFGVHTPSSLSSVKEQMPILVRRIARKREHFTEAWQKLARIVLAMTAQAEGKRFSTYATTLLWDDIDPRDGKDVAEELNQVTQALNTALQGGFISLDAAAQFLAQYVETMNDYISDDPEVPGERERIIKTRILQARLEDGELAGTEQQLIDKALGNAGE